In the genome of Segatella copri, one region contains:
- the ligA gene encoding NAD-dependent DNA ligase LigA gives MEDKMILMRSLVEQLNQASDVYYNGKGELMTDYEWDAKFDQLKKLEEETGEVLPDSPTNKVSEDTIVGKKEEHEFAALSLAKTKLVSDLVKWAEDRPIWISWKLDGLTLVVTYDNGKLSKIVTRGNGHIGTNITHLASAISGIPKTIKEKGHLVIRGEAVISYTDFEQFIIESEGDYANPRNLASGSLSLKDAEEVKQRHIQWIPFTLVYTEKEINSWGERMQMLQDLGFKPVERTRIEHPDERSIQAEIDRFTQKVTDKTNPYPVDGLVICYDDTAYAATGSVTGHHATRAGYAFKWQDEHADTELDHIEWSCAANTITPVAVFKPVELEGTTVKRASLCNVSECERLGIGGKGSKLQVIKANKIIPKVINVTEPMGIFEIPTKCPVCHAEATVKESESGTKTLHCSNPHCAAKQIKKFARFVSKEGLNIEGISEQTIWKLVNEGLISEYADFYHLNDYAYEIAAWDGFGKKSVTNMLESVRKSRQTDGRHLLYALNIPLCGGDVAKKLIERYPVKELIETARLCMFDDEFASIDGIGPEKSAKFIGWFKDDTNFSHVQKLMKELEIVEQEAVEKGSACDGLTFVITGDVHHYKNRNELKAYIESQGGKVTGSVSKSTNFLINNDAASQSSKNKKAHELNIPIITEDEFVEKFG, from the coding sequence ATGGAAGATAAAATGATATTGATGAGAAGCTTGGTTGAACAACTCAACCAGGCTTCTGACGTTTATTATAACGGCAAAGGGGAACTGATGACCGACTATGAGTGGGACGCCAAGTTCGACCAACTCAAGAAACTGGAGGAGGAAACCGGCGAAGTGCTGCCCGACTCTCCTACCAACAAGGTTTCAGAAGACACCATCGTGGGCAAGAAGGAAGAACACGAATTTGCCGCCCTATCACTTGCCAAGACCAAACTGGTGAGCGACCTGGTGAAATGGGCAGAAGACCGCCCTATCTGGATTTCCTGGAAACTGGATGGTCTTACCCTTGTAGTAACCTACGACAACGGAAAGCTTTCGAAGATAGTAACCCGTGGCAACGGACATATCGGAACCAACATCACTCATCTGGCGTCTGCCATCAGCGGTATACCTAAAACCATCAAGGAGAAAGGCCATCTCGTGATTCGTGGCGAAGCCGTTATCTCGTATACCGACTTCGAACAGTTTATCATCGAGAGCGAAGGCGATTATGCCAACCCGAGAAACCTTGCTTCCGGTTCGCTTTCACTGAAGGACGCCGAGGAAGTAAAGCAGCGCCATATCCAATGGATTCCCTTCACCCTGGTTTACACCGAAAAGGAAATCAATTCGTGGGGAGAACGCATGCAGATGCTGCAGGATTTAGGCTTCAAACCAGTGGAAAGAACCCGAATCGAACATCCTGACGAAAGAAGCATCCAGGCAGAAATCGACCGCTTCACCCAAAAGGTGACCGACAAGACCAACCCTTATCCTGTGGATGGACTCGTTATCTGCTACGATGATACAGCTTACGCAGCAACCGGTTCCGTAACCGGGCACCATGCCACAAGAGCTGGATACGCCTTCAAATGGCAGGATGAACATGCAGATACAGAACTGGACCACATAGAATGGTCGTGCGCAGCCAACACCATCACTCCGGTGGCAGTATTCAAACCGGTAGAACTGGAAGGAACCACCGTTAAGCGTGCCTCACTCTGCAACGTAAGCGAATGCGAACGACTGGGCATCGGCGGCAAGGGAAGCAAACTGCAGGTTATCAAGGCAAACAAGATTATCCCGAAGGTTATCAATGTAACGGAACCGATGGGCATCTTCGAGATTCCAACCAAATGCCCTGTCTGCCATGCCGAGGCTACCGTCAAGGAAAGCGAGAGCGGAACAAAGACCCTGCATTGCAGCAATCCTCACTGTGCAGCCAAGCAGATTAAGAAGTTTGCCAGATTCGTGAGCAAGGAAGGTCTCAATATAGAAGGAATCTCAGAACAGACCATCTGGAAGCTGGTAAACGAAGGACTGATCAGCGAATACGCTGACTTCTATCACCTCAACGACTATGCCTACGAGATAGCAGCCTGGGATGGTTTTGGAAAGAAGAGCGTTACCAACATGCTGGAAAGCGTAAGAAAGAGTCGCCAGACAGATGGCCGCCATCTGCTCTATGCCCTCAACATTCCTCTCTGCGGAGGCGATGTGGCAAAGAAACTCATCGAGCGTTATCCGGTAAAAGAACTGATAGAGACCGCCCGCCTCTGCATGTTTGACGATGAGTTTGCCAGCATCGACGGCATCGGACCAGAAAAGAGCGCCAAGTTCATTGGCTGGTTCAAGGACGACACCAACTTCTCCCATGTACAGAAATTGATGAAAGAGCTGGAAATCGTAGAACAGGAAGCGGTAGAGAAAGGAAGCGCCTGCGACGGTCTGACCTTCGTTATAACCGGCGATGTACATCATTATAAGAACCGCAACGAGCTGAAGGCTTACATAGAGAGCCAAGGCGGCAAGGTGACGGGAAGCGTGAGCAAGAGTACTAATTTCCTGATTAACAACGATGCTGCCTCTCAAAGTTCCAAGAACAAGAAAGCGCATGAGCTCAACATCCCTATCATTACAGAAGATGAGTTCGTCGAGAAATTCGGATAA
- the nifJ gene encoding pyruvate:ferredoxin (flavodoxin) oxidoreductase, producing MAKEKKFITCDGNTAAAHVSYMFTEVAAIYPITPSSPMAEHVDEWAAKGRKNLFGQRVSIQEMESEAGAAGAVHGSLQAGALTSTYTASQGLLLMIPNMYKIAGELLPCVFNVSARTLASHSLCIFGDHQDVMACRQTGFAMFCSGSVQEVMDLSAVPHLATLETKVPFINFFDGFRTSHEYHKIEEMDMEDIRPLVKDEFIEDFRNRALTPERPVTRGTAENPETFFTHREACNPYYDAIPEVVEKYCQEMTKITGREYHLFNYYGAEDAENIIILMGSATEPAREAIDYLNKQGKKVGMVAVHLYRPFSVDFLKKVIPATVKRIAVLDRTKEPGAEGEPLYLDVKSALYDDERKPLIVGGRYGLGSSDTTPAKIVAVFKNLELPQPKNHFTVGIVDDVTFTSLPEEEEIPMGGDDLFEAKFYGLGADGTVGANKNSVQIIGNNTNKYCQAYFSYDSKKSGGFTCSHLRFGDNPIHSAYQVNTPNFVACHVQAYLHMYDVTRGLRKNGFFLLNTIFDGEELVNFIPNKVKRYFAQNNITVYYINATKIAQEIGLGNRTNTILQSAFFRITEVIPLDLAVEQMKAFIVKSYSKKGQDVVDKNFGAVDRGGEYKQLTVDPAWANLADDEAKEDNAPAFVKELVRPINGQAGDLLKVSDFVKHDTVDGTWQNGTSAFEKRGVEAFVPVWNVENCIQCNKCSFVCPHAAIRPFVLTDEELAGIEGLETQDVKAPKAMAGMHFRIETSVLDCLGCGNCADVCPGKKGEKALTMVPFNVDAEDMVKEAANWEYLVHNVASKQDLVDIKQSPKNSQFAQPLFEFSGACSGCGETPYVKLISQLFGDRQMIANATGCSSIYSASIPSTPYTKNAKGQGPAFDNSLFEDFCEFGLGMVMGNKKMKERIAHLLEEAKAQEHVPAEFVAAADKWMANMNDSEGSKEAAAELKPLIAAGAEKGCPICKELKTLDHYLVKRSQWIIGGDGASYDIGYGGLDHVLASGEDVNILVLDTEVYSNTGGQSSKSTPLGAIAQFAAQGKRIRKKDLGLMQTTYGYIYVAQVAMGADNAQTLKAIREAEAYPGPSLIIAYAPCINHGLKRKGGMGRSQHEEELAVECGYWHLWRYNPLLADEGKNPFTLDSKAPNWENFRDFLLGEVRYLSVQKAFPKEADELFSQAEKMAKLRYQTYVRKSQEDWSEQI from the coding sequence ATGGCTAAAGAGAAAAAATTTATCACTTGTGATGGTAACACCGCTGCCGCACATGTAAGCTACATGTTTACAGAGGTTGCTGCTATCTACCCTATTACTCCATCATCACCAATGGCGGAGCATGTAGATGAATGGGCTGCCAAAGGTCGTAAGAACCTTTTCGGTCAGCGAGTTTCTATCCAGGAAATGGAATCTGAGGCTGGTGCTGCCGGTGCAGTTCACGGTTCTCTCCAGGCTGGTGCCTTGACTTCAACATACACTGCTTCTCAGGGTCTGTTGTTGATGATTCCTAATATGTACAAGATTGCTGGTGAGTTGCTCCCTTGCGTGTTCAACGTATCAGCTCGTACATTGGCTTCTCACTCACTTTGTATCTTCGGTGACCACCAGGACGTAATGGCTTGCCGCCAGACTGGCTTCGCTATGTTCTGCTCTGGTTCTGTTCAGGAGGTTATGGACCTCTCTGCAGTTCCTCACTTGGCTACATTGGAGACAAAGGTTCCTTTCATCAACTTCTTCGACGGTTTCCGTACTTCTCATGAGTACCACAAGATCGAGGAGATGGATATGGAAGACATCCGTCCATTGGTTAAGGATGAGTTCATCGAGGACTTCCGTAACCGTGCTTTGACTCCTGAGCGTCCTGTTACTCGCGGTACCGCTGAGAACCCAGAGACATTCTTCACACACCGTGAGGCTTGCAACCCTTACTACGATGCAATCCCTGAGGTAGTAGAGAAGTACTGCCAGGAGATGACTAAGATCACTGGTCGTGAGTACCACCTCTTCAACTACTATGGTGCTGAGGATGCTGAGAACATCATCATCCTGATGGGTTCTGCTACAGAGCCAGCTCGTGAGGCTATCGACTACTTGAACAAGCAGGGCAAGAAGGTTGGTATGGTTGCAGTTCACCTGTATCGTCCATTCTCTGTAGACTTCCTGAAGAAGGTTATCCCAGCTACAGTTAAGCGTATCGCTGTTCTCGACCGTACTAAGGAGCCAGGTGCAGAGGGTGAGCCATTGTACCTCGACGTGAAGTCAGCTCTCTACGATGACGAGCGCAAGCCATTGATCGTTGGCGGTCGCTACGGTCTCGGTTCTTCTGATACAACTCCAGCTAAGATCGTTGCTGTATTCAAGAACCTCGAGTTGCCACAGCCAAAGAACCACTTCACTGTAGGTATCGTTGATGACGTTACATTCACTTCTCTCCCAGAAGAGGAGGAGATTCCAATGGGTGGTGACGACTTGTTCGAGGCTAAGTTCTACGGTTTGGGTGCTGACGGTACTGTTGGTGCTAACAAGAACTCAGTTCAGATTATCGGTAACAATACTAACAAGTATTGCCAGGCATACTTCTCTTACGACTCTAAGAAGTCTGGTGGTTTCACCTGCTCTCACTTGCGTTTCGGCGACAACCCTATCCACAGTGCTTATCAGGTAAATACTCCTAACTTCGTAGCTTGCCACGTACAGGCTTACCTCCACATGTACGATGTAACACGTGGTTTGCGTAAGAACGGTTTCTTCCTGTTGAACACTATCTTCGACGGCGAGGAGTTGGTTAACTTCATCCCTAACAAGGTAAAGCGTTACTTCGCTCAGAACAACATCACTGTTTACTATATCAACGCAACCAAGATTGCTCAGGAGATTGGTCTCGGCAACCGTACCAACACCATCCTCCAGTCTGCATTCTTCCGTATCACAGAGGTTATTCCTTTGGATCTTGCAGTAGAGCAGATGAAGGCATTCATCGTTAAGTCTTACTCTAAGAAGGGTCAGGACGTTGTTGACAAGAACTTCGGCGCTGTTGACCGTGGTGGTGAGTACAAGCAGTTGACAGTAGATCCAGCTTGGGCTAACCTCGCTGACGATGAGGCTAAGGAGGATAACGCTCCAGCATTCGTTAAGGAGCTCGTTCGTCCTATCAACGGCCAGGCAGGTGACCTCTTGAAGGTTTCTGACTTCGTTAAGCACGACACAGTAGACGGTACATGGCAGAACGGTACTTCAGCATTCGAGAAGCGTGGTGTTGAGGCATTCGTACCAGTATGGAACGTTGAGAACTGTATTCAGTGTAACAAGTGTTCATTCGTTTGTCCTCACGCAGCTATCCGTCCATTCGTATTGACCGATGAGGAGCTCGCAGGCATCGAGGGTCTCGAGACTCAGGATGTTAAGGCACCTAAGGCTATGGCTGGCATGCACTTCCGCATCGAGACATCAGTACTCGACTGTCTGGGTTGTGGTAACTGTGCTGACGTCTGTCCAGGTAAGAAGGGTGAGAAGGCGTTGACAATGGTTCCATTCAACGTTGACGCAGAGGATATGGTCAAGGAAGCAGCTAACTGGGAGTACCTCGTACACAACGTTGCTTCTAAGCAGGATCTCGTTGACATCAAGCAGAGCCCTAAGAACTCTCAGTTCGCTCAGCCATTGTTCGAGTTCTCTGGTGCTTGCTCTGGTTGTGGTGAGACTCCATACGTTAAGTTGATTTCTCAGCTCTTCGGTGATCGTCAGATGATTGCTAACGCTACTGGTTGTTCTTCAATCTACTCAGCTTCAATCCCATCTACTCCATATACAAAGAACGCTAAGGGTCAGGGTCCTGCATTCGACAACTCATTGTTCGAGGACTTCTGCGAGTTCGGTCTCGGTATGGTAATGGGTAACAAGAAGATGAAGGAGCGCATCGCTCACTTGCTCGAGGAGGCTAAGGCTCAGGAGCATGTTCCTGCTGAGTTCGTAGCAGCTGCTGACAAGTGGATGGCTAACATGAACGATTCAGAGGGTTCTAAGGAGGCTGCTGCAGAGTTGAAGCCTCTCATCGCTGCCGGCGCTGAGAAGGGTTGCCCTATCTGCAAGGAGCTCAAGACTTTGGATCACTACCTCGTTAAGCGTTCACAGTGGATCATCGGTGGTGACGGTGCTTCTTATGATATCGGTTACGGTGGTCTCGACCACGTATTGGCTTCTGGTGAGGATGTTAACATTTTGGTACTCGATACTGAGGTTTACTCTAACACAGGTGGTCAGTCTTCTAAGTCTACTCCACTCGGTGCTATCGCACAGTTCGCTGCTCAGGGTAAGCGTATCCGTAAGAAGGATCTCGGTTTGATGCAGACTACATACGGTTACATCTACGTAGCTCAGGTAGCTATGGGTGCTGACAATGCTCAGACATTGAAGGCTATCCGCGAGGCTGAGGCTTATCCAGGCCCATCACTCATCATCGCTTACGCACCATGTATCAACCACGGTTTGAAGCGTAAGGGCGGTATGGGTCGTTCACAGCACGAGGAAGAGTTGGCTGTTGAGTGCGGTTACTGGCACTTGTGGCGTTACAACCCACTGTTGGCTGATGAGGGTAAGAACCCATTCACACTCGACTCTAAGGCTCCTAACTGGGAGAACTTCCGCGACTTCTTGCTCGGTGAGGTTCGTTACCTCTCTGTACAGAAGGCATTCCCTAAGGAGGCTGATGAGCTCTTCTCTCAGGCAGAGAAGATGGCTAAGCTCCGTTACCAGACTTACGTTCGTAAGAGCCAGGAGGACTGGAGCGAGCAGATCTAA
- a CDS encoding ATP-binding protein, which translates to MEEAFFRTHTYLVEHTDAPVRRTLMDEIDWNDRLIGIKGTRGVGKSTFLLQYAKEHFGPHDRKCLFVNMNNFYFQSRGIADFAGDFVKQGGRTLLIDQVFKQQDWSKELRKCYDLYPELKIVFTGSSVMRLKEENPELNGIVKSYNLRGFSFREFINLQTGNNFKAYELDDILRNHEHIIKQILPKVSPMKYFQDYLHHGFYPFFLEQRNFTENLLKTMNMMTEVDILLIKQIELKYLPKIKSLFYQLAVEGAKAPNVSQLADSINTSRATVMNYIKYLADARLINMIYPEGQDFPKKPSKVMMHNPNLMYAIYPIQIDTQEVMETFFVNSLWKDHKVHQGGKDHFYTVDGNRKFRICDAQATNKIRSNPDTIYARYNTEVGKDNKIPLWLLGFLY; encoded by the coding sequence ATGGAAGAAGCATTCTTCAGAACACATACATATCTCGTAGAGCATACAGATGCCCCAGTGAGACGCACCTTGATGGATGAAATCGATTGGAACGACCGATTGATTGGAATCAAGGGCACACGAGGTGTCGGCAAGTCGACATTCCTATTGCAGTATGCCAAGGAGCACTTTGGACCTCACGATCGAAAGTGCCTGTTTGTGAACATGAACAACTTCTATTTCCAGAGTAGAGGAATCGCCGACTTTGCCGGCGACTTCGTGAAACAAGGTGGCAGAACATTGCTCATCGACCAGGTGTTCAAGCAGCAGGACTGGAGCAAGGAGCTCCGCAAGTGCTACGACCTGTATCCGGAACTGAAAATCGTATTCACCGGTTCAAGCGTGATGCGACTGAAGGAAGAGAACCCTGAGCTGAACGGCATCGTGAAAAGCTACAACCTGCGCGGCTTCTCGTTCCGTGAGTTCATCAACTTGCAGACGGGTAACAACTTCAAGGCATACGAACTTGACGACATCCTGCGCAATCATGAGCACATCATCAAGCAGATTCTGCCAAAGGTAAGTCCGATGAAATATTTCCAGGACTATCTGCACCATGGTTTCTATCCATTCTTCCTGGAACAGCGTAACTTTACAGAGAATCTACTAAAGACGATGAATATGATGACCGAGGTTGATATCCTCCTCATCAAGCAGATTGAACTGAAGTACCTGCCGAAGATCAAGTCACTCTTCTATCAGCTGGCAGTGGAAGGAGCCAAGGCGCCAAATGTGAGCCAGCTTGCAGACAGTATCAATACCAGTCGTGCCACGGTGATGAACTACATCAAGTATCTGGCAGACGCCCGACTCATCAATATGATTTATCCAGAAGGTCAGGATTTCCCGAAGAAGCCATCCAAAGTGATGATGCACAACCCGAACCTCATGTACGCCATCTATCCTATCCAGATAGATACACAGGAGGTGATGGAAACATTCTTCGTCAACTCGCTCTGGAAAGACCACAAGGTGCACCAGGGAGGTAAGGATCACTTCTACACGGTAGACGGCAACAGGAAGTTCAGAATCTGCGACGCCCAAGCCACCAACAAGATTCGAAGCAATCCAGACACCATCTATGCCCGCTATAATACGGAGGTGGGAAAGGACAACAAGATTCCTTTGTGGCTGCTGGGATTCCTATACTAA
- a CDS encoding GNAT family N-acetyltransferase — MKTDFRPAYIKDFEACWNIIDQARRSMIASGRHQWTSDYPAEHDIKEDINNGNAYVLTVDGEIAVYGAVILNGEPQYDFIDGKWLTTGDYYVIHRFATLPKYQREGFARIFINKVNSLCEVEKVPSIKVDTNFDNLPMIGLLSSMGFSICGRINYGNRGMRFAFEKLTIQPQIY; from the coding sequence ATGAAGACCGATTTTCGACCTGCATATATCAAGGACTTTGAGGCTTGCTGGAATATCATCGACCAAGCTCGTCGCTCCATGATTGCCTCTGGCCGCCACCAATGGACCAGCGACTATCCTGCCGAACACGACATAAAAGAAGATATCAACAATGGCAATGCCTACGTACTCACTGTGGATGGCGAAATAGCCGTCTATGGAGCAGTCATTCTCAATGGAGAACCTCAGTACGATTTCATCGACGGCAAATGGCTTACCACTGGCGACTACTATGTAATTCATCGCTTCGCCACTCTCCCTAAATACCAACGAGAAGGATTCGCACGTATATTTATTAATAAGGTGAACAGTCTCTGCGAAGTAGAAAAGGTGCCAAGCATCAAGGTGGATACCAATTTCGACAACCTGCCGATGATTGGCCTGCTTTCAAGCATGGGATTCAGCATCTGCGGCAGAATCAACTATGGCAACCGCGGCATGCGCTTCGCTTTTGAGAAGCTTACCATACAACCGCAAATTTATTAA
- a CDS encoding serpin family protein — MKKSNFSKMASAALMMTAAMAMTSCASSKKINGDSNASKSNDMGKNEEDLDNSYLVLSDSQREIIHKNNVFALRLFDKLSGHSSQVVSPMSVAYLMGMLANGADGTTQQEILKAIGCEGVNVDELNETYKAIIQTAGRLDKQTKVEIANFIAVNKSFSVNNAFSKKVGDNYQAAIESLDFTSGKTTDRINGWCKEKTHGMIPQIISQVDPQAVSYLMNAIFFNGTWQSKFDARNTKEVNFRGYTRDIQKVQMMHQVKKFFYSENDTFKAIDLPYGNGTYRMMVLLPNEGKSIQDMMKGLDADKITNLGNNMEECMVNLKLPKFTIEQELSLNDIISGLGAPSMFNPNEANFTHFANGPFFVSKMLQKAKIEVSERGTKAAAVTAAVMLTSMAPMEIRNVEFHADHPFVYMIQDTQSGGILFMGQYCGTH, encoded by the coding sequence ATGAAGAAGAGTAATTTTAGCAAAATGGCTTCTGCTGCCCTCATGATGACGGCAGCTATGGCAATGACTTCCTGCGCCAGCAGCAAGAAGATAAATGGCGATTCTAATGCAAGCAAGAGTAACGATATGGGCAAGAATGAAGAGGACTTGGACAACAGTTATCTGGTTCTTTCTGATTCCCAGCGAGAGATTATCCATAAGAATAATGTTTTCGCCCTTCGTCTTTTCGACAAGCTCTCAGGTCATTCTTCACAGGTGGTTTCTCCGATGAGTGTGGCTTATCTGATGGGTATGTTGGCGAACGGTGCTGATGGAACTACTCAGCAGGAGATATTGAAAGCCATTGGCTGCGAAGGTGTTAACGTTGATGAGTTAAATGAAACCTACAAGGCTATTATCCAAACTGCAGGTAGACTTGACAAGCAGACTAAAGTGGAGATAGCTAATTTCATCGCTGTCAACAAGAGCTTCTCTGTGAACAATGCATTCAGCAAGAAGGTAGGCGACAATTATCAGGCTGCCATTGAGAGTCTTGACTTCACATCGGGTAAAACCACCGACCGCATCAATGGCTGGTGCAAGGAGAAGACCCATGGCATGATTCCGCAGATTATCAGTCAGGTGGATCCTCAGGCTGTTTCTTATCTGATGAATGCCATCTTCTTCAATGGTACATGGCAGTCGAAGTTTGATGCACGCAATACAAAGGAGGTCAACTTCCGTGGTTACACCCGTGATATTCAGAAAGTGCAGATGATGCATCAGGTTAAGAAGTTCTTCTATTCAGAGAATGATACCTTCAAGGCCATCGACCTTCCTTACGGCAACGGTACCTATCGCATGATGGTGCTTCTTCCTAATGAGGGCAAGAGCATCCAGGACATGATGAAGGGATTGGATGCTGATAAGATTACGAATCTGGGAAACAACATGGAGGAATGCATGGTGAACCTGAAGCTGCCAAAGTTCACCATCGAGCAGGAGTTGTCGCTTAATGATATCATCAGCGGCTTGGGCGCGCCTTCCATGTTCAATCCCAACGAGGCAAACTTCACCCATTTTGCCAATGGTCCTTTCTTTGTAAGCAAGATGCTACAGAAAGCTAAGATTGAAGTAAGCGAGCGTGGAACCAAGGCGGCTGCCGTAACTGCTGCCGTTATGCTCACATCGATGGCTCCTATGGAGATACGCAATGTAGAGTTTCATGCCGACCATCCGTTTGTCTATATGATTCAGGACACACAGAGTGGTGGTATCCTCTTTATGGGCCAATATTGCGGAACACACTAA